Genomic window (Plectropomus leopardus isolate mb unplaced genomic scaffold, YSFRI_Pleo_2.0 unplaced_scaffold5983, whole genome shotgun sequence):
GGCTCTGTCTGAGGGAGAGAGGACGGGGCCGAGGAGGAGTTTGGGGCCCTGGATTTGACAGCAGTCTGCGGAGGGCTTGTTAGAGATTAAAACCGAACCAGTAAATTTAACTTCTCCTCCTCTCGTTTGTCGAGCGCTCAGAAGCCGGGGCTGTCGTAGCTGCTGCGGCTGTAGTAGCTGTGTTTGCTGCGGGAGCGACTCCGGCTGCGGCTCCAGCTCCGGCTCTGGCTGCGGCTCCGGCTCCAGCTCCGGCTTCGGCTCCGGCTCCTGCTGTGGCTCCGGTTGTGGCTCCGGCTGTGGCTCCTGCTGCGGCTGTAGCTGCTGTAGCTGCGGCTACGGCTGCGGCTGGACCGCGACGGGCTGCTGTCGTAGCTGGACGACGAAGGACTGGGCCGGTAGTACGGGATCGGACGCTTCCGAGCGctggggagaggagagaggggaaggtgGACTGTTAACAGTTAAATCAGACGAGTCTGATGGGTTAGTGTCATGGTCAGGCCTTCGTCTGACACCGAtggaaaacacagacaacactGAGTTAACTGAGAAAACCAGT
Coding sequences:
- the LOC121939782 gene encoding serine/arginine repetitive matrix protein 4-like, yielding LTVHLPLSPLPSARKRPIPYYRPSPSSSSYDSSPSRSSRSRSRSYSSYSRSRSHSRSHNRSHSRSRSRSRSWSRSRSQSRSWSRSRSRSRSKHSYYSRSSYDSPGF